In Luteipulveratus mongoliensis, the DNA window CGAGCAGCTGTGGATCATCTCGGCGAGCCTGGCCAGCCGGCCCCAGCCGATCCTTCATCGAGCACAACCAAGCATCCCGTTCGGTGACCCTGCCGCCGCCCCCGACCCCGAGCGAGCGCTCCGCCTGGCCAGCCGGATCGGGGAGGACCTGATGCGGCGCGCGCACCGCGACACCACCCGGGCGAACTGGCTCGGGCTGGAGCTGATCGACGAGGTGCACTGGTCGATACGAGCGATGGGCGCTGGCCTCACGTACGGCTATGTCGGGGTCTCGCTGTTCCTCGCCGAGCTCGGTAGCCGGCTTGACCGGCAGGACTTCCTGGACACCGCCGCCGCGGCGATGACTCCGATCGACCGAGTACTCGGCGCCATCGCCCGCGACAGGGCGACGCTGCAGACCGTGGGATGTGGTCTGCACGGGCTCGGGGGTATCGCGTATGGCCTGGCTCGCCTGTCGACCCTGCTCGACGACTCAGACCTTCGGCGCAGTGCTCTGAACGCAGTCCAGCTGATCGAGCCGTCCATCACCGATACGAAGCAGCTGCTCGCTGATGGTGCGGCCGGAGGACTGGCCGCTGTGCTGGCCGTAGGCGATGCGGGCCTGCCCGTGGACCCACAGCTCGTGGCCGCGCTGGTCGACACCGCTCGCAACCCTCCCGCGCACCGGGTCCCGGCCGGCTTCCTGTCCGGTCAGGACGGCATCGACTGGGCCCTCGCTCGGGCCGGGATGCCGTCCACTGATCGGCTCACCGCGACTGCCGACGGCGTCGAGCGCGCACCCAGCGACGACACGGGCTGGTGCGAAGGATTCGGAGGAATCACCATCGCAGACCTGGCGTATGGCGGACCGTCAACGACCGACCGATACATGAACCTGATGGAGACCTGCGCGCTGCAGCCGGACGTGAGCCTGTGCCACGGCGAGCTCGGTGCGATAGACCTCCTCATCACTCTTTCGGAGGGCGATGATGGGCGCGCTACTGCCGCTTTGGAACGCCGGTCCGACGCAATCTTGCGGCGGTTGGAGAATGACGAAACGACGGTGTTCGGCACTCCGACCGGGGTAGACTCCCAGAGTCTGCTATCAGGTCAGGCCGGGGTGGGATATGGGTTGCTACGACTCGCTTTTCAGGGGCATTGTCCGTCTCTTATGAGCCTTGAGTCGAGCCCACATTCAACGACCGACCGGTAGCGCATTCGCCTCACGAAGGAGCAGTCATGGATTCACGGTCGACCCAGCCCGTACCAGACCCGGTCGGCGGCCTGCCCAGCCCGCGCGCACTGTCTTCTTCCACGATCGGGGCGCGAGCACGGGCTCTCGCCGACCAGCCCATCGAGTTCGGCTACACCACGTCTGATGGCGGCATCTTCACGATCTCACCGGGCGGCCCCTTCACGGACCCGACGTAGGCATTGAGCCCAGTCGATAGAGCGGGCCGTCCGCAGGCACGGCCCGCTCTCATCGGTCGAGCCGCACAGACCGCCGACCTCTCGGAAGCCCTGTCGAGCGCGATCGCGGGTCGCGGGGCAGCTCGGTTCATATCGGGCGAGGCGGGCGTCGGGAAAACACGGCTCGCCGAGGCTGTCCTTGACGAGGCTGAGAGTCGTGGAATGCGGTGCCTGCGCGGCCGGGCGGCGACGTCGGGTCCCACCGCTCCCTTTCGACCCTTTTGCGAGGCCGTGTGGTCCTGGTCGCGGGTGGAGCCAATTCCCCCCCGAGAAACATTCGGCCCGTTCGGCCCATTGCTGGGAAGAATCATTCCTGAATGGGCCGACAATGTGTCCGCAGAATCCAGCCCGACGCTCTTTCTCGCCGAAGGAGTCCTCCGCCTCCTTCAGTACATCGCCGGAGAGCACGGTGCGCTGCTCTTCCTCGACGACCTGCACGAGAGCGACTCCGAGTCGCTCGACCTGCTCGAGTACCTCATCGACCACATCGAGGCCGTTCCCGTCGTCGTGATCGGCGCCTTTCGCTCAGGGGCGACCAGCATGGGCGCGCTGCTGCAGCGCGCCTCGCGGTCGTCCGTGCAGACCCTGGAGCTCGACAGGCTCTCCAAGGCCGAGACCGTCCAGCTCGTCCACGCGTCGCTCGACCCTGGCCAGGTGGTGCCACGCGAGGGGTTGGAGCAGCTGTGGCACGACAGCGCCGGCGTCCCGTTCGTCATCGAGCAGCTGCTGCACGACGGGCTCCGACGCGGCTGGTCGACCCCACGGACGGGTTCCGCACACTCGTCCGCGCCTGTGGCGAGGCCGGCGGCGATGACCGGCGCGGTTCTGGAACGCATCGAGCAGCTCGGGGCCGAGGGATCCCGAATGGTCCGGTCCGCTGCGATCCTCGGTGACCGCTTCCCGGCCGCGCTGATCCTTCAGATCTGCGAACTCAGCGGAGACCACGGACGCGAGCTGCTGGCGGCAGCTCAGTCGGCCCAGATCATCGCGGTCGAGGACGGAGCCGGTGACCCCTGGTACACCTTCGGCCACCCTCTGATCGGAGACGTGCTCCGCGGCAGTCTCACAGGCACCGAGCGTGACCTCCTCACCCGACGGGCCGTGGCTGCCATCGAGTCGACAGCATCATCGGACGACTACTTGAGCGTCGTGCTGGCTCGCATGCGGCGATCCATCGGTGACCTCGTCGGTGCGAGTGAGCTGTTCGCGGAGGCCGGCCGGCGGGCGCTCGCCCTCGGCGCACCGTCATCCGCAGCGAGCCTTCTCGAAGAAGCCCACGAACTCGTCCTGAGCGCGCCAGCAGGGACGCCGGGTCTCGTGGACGTCCGTGCTGACCTGCTGACGGTCCTGCCCGAGATCGGTCGCTTCGACCTGGGCCTCGAGCTGGCCGCCGAGCTCCACCAGCACGACGTCGACCGTCCCGTCCCCGATCATGTCGACCTGCATGCGCGCGCCGCTCGGCTCGCGCATGCCGCGGGACAGCTCGACACTGCCTGGCAGCACGTACGCGCCGCGCGAGCGCTTCTTCATGACACGTCGTCGGCAGAGGTCTCGGCTCCCGTCGATGTCGTCGAGGCCCGTCTGGTCCTGACCGGAACCCACACCGCTCGCCTCGAGGTCGCTGCTGCCCTGGCGCAGCGTGCGGCCTCCGTCGCTGACCAGCTCCCCAACGCGATTGTGGCGTGCGAGGCGTGGCAGCTCCTCGGTGTCATCGCGCGAGTGCACGACCTGGACCAGTCCCGCGCCCACCTGCGGCGAGCATCCGCCCTGGCGCAAGAGCGTCGGCTGCCCATGGTGCGCGCCTACTCCGAGGTGGTCCTGGCTGGAACTGACTGCCTCGACCTGGGCTCGACCCACGCGCTGGAGCGAGCGCACCGCGAGGCGCAGAGCGTCGGTGCGGTCTACGCCTCCTACGAAGCACAATCGCTCCTCGCCATGCAGGCCGCGCTGCATGGTCGCCACGTCGAGGCTGAAGAGATGGCGGCCTCTGTGGTCGAGACCGCCATCAGACTCCACATCGACGGTGCCGCGACCTACGGGATGCTGGCCCACGCCGTGTCCTTCGCCCATCGCGGTCAGCGATCGCAGATGGAGGAGGTCTTGCTGCGCCTGTCTCGTTGGCCGGTCCGATCCTCGTACGAGCTGCCGTTGAGCTCGGGCCTGGCGCGCGCGTTCTGCTCGCTCCTGGAGGAGAAGCCGGAGGAAGCGCGAGAGGAGCTCCGGCGCGCCACCTCGGACGACTCGATGAGCCTCGCGGCCGCGTCCGGCAGCGGGCGCGATGGCCTGGCGCTTCTGCTCGAGGTGTTGAACGAGAGAGCAGGTTGGCCGGAGTTTCATTGGGCCGCCGCGCGGCAGTCCGGGCAGGTGCGCTGGACCGCTCAGTTCTTCCACTTCGCTCATGCCGTTCTGCTGGGCCGAGACGGCGACACGGACGAAGCCGAGCAAGCGGCCGCCCGGGCCGAGGTCGCCGCTGAGATCTACCCCGTCGCACGCCACCTCGCGTGGCGGCTTGTCGCTACCGATGCGCACCGCCATGGGTGGGCTGATCCCGTCGGGCCCGTCCGGGCAGCGGAGGCGTACTTCCATTCTCTGGGGCTCATCACCATCGCGAGCGCCTGTCGCCGGCTGCTGCGAGACCTGGGCGCACCGGTGCCGCAGCATAGGGAGGGCTATGAGCGAGTGCCCGAGTCATTGCGCCAGCTGGGTGTCACGGTGCGCGAGCACGAAGTCTGCGGTCTGCTGCTGCAGCGCTTGTCCAACCGCGAGATCTCCGAGCGGTTGCACATCTCACCGCGGACCGTCGAGAAGCACATCGGCAATCTGCTCACCAAGACGGCAACGACCAACCGCAGCTCCCTGATCGCGCGCGTCCTCGAGCTGGGGTCCGGCGGTCAGGACTGACTACCGGCGTTCCCGGAAGAAGTCGGTCAGCAACGCCGCGCACTCCTGCCCGCGGATGCCGCCGACGACCTCGATCCAGTGCGGCGCGCGCTGCTCGCGGGCCACATCCCAGACGCTGCCGCACGCACCGGCCTTGGCATCCCAAGCGCCGAGCACGATCCGCTCGATCCGCGCCTGTAGCGCTGCGCCCGCGCACATCGGACACGGTTCGAGCGTCACCACCAGCGTGCAGTCGTCCAGCCGCCAACCGCCGCGCGACTCGGCGGCATCGCGCAACGCCACGACCTCGGCGTGCGCCAACGGGTCGCCGTCAGCCGTACGCCGGTTGCGCCCCTGACCGATCACCTCACCCGCCGCGTCGACCACGACGGCACCCACGGGTACGTCTCCTGCCGCACCGGCCTCGCCGGCCAGCGCGAGAGCGGAAGCCATCCACGCGTCGTATGACGCATGCACGGCAGGTGGTCGCAGCTCACTCACAGCTAGAGTCTCGCGTATGCGCGTCATCGTCGCGGACCACCCGCTCATCGCCCACAAGCTGACGTACCTGCGCGCCAAGGACACGGACTCCCCCACGTTCAGGCGCCTGGCCGAAGAGCTGATGACGCTGCTCGCCTACGAGGCGACCCGTGAGGTGCGCACCGAGCCGTTCGACATCGTCACGCCGGTCGCCCCGACCACGGGCATCAAGCTCGCCAACCCCAAGCCGCTCATCGTGCCGATCCTGCGTGCTGGGCTCGGCATGCTCGAGGGGATGGTGCGGCTGCTGCCTTCGGCTGAGGTGGGTTTCCTCGGGATGGCACGCAACGAGGAGACGCTCGAAGCGGTGACCTACGCCAACCGGCTGCCCGACGACCTGTCCGGGCGTCAGTGCTACGTCATCGACCCGATGCTCGCGACCGGCGGCACGCTCGCGATGTCGATCCAGTACCTCATCGACCGTGGCGCCGATGACATCACTGCGGTCACCCTGCTGTCCGCGCCCGAGGGCATCGAGGCGCTCGACAAGGCGGTCGGTCACCTCGACGTCCCGGTCACGCTCGTCACTGGCGCGGTCGACGAGCGGCTCAACGAGCACGGCTACATCGTCCCCGGACTCGGCGACGCCGGCGACCGCCTCTACGGCGTCGCCCAGTAGCCCACCGCTGGTCGAGTAGGCGAGGAACGAGCCGTATCGAGACCAGAGCCCGTATCGAGACCAGGTGCCCGCGTGTACCGGGTCTCGATACGCCTCCGCTAGCGCTCCGGCTACTCGACCAGCGAGTCCTCTTTGGCTGCAATGGAACTCACGCGTCCGAGGTTGCGCACGCTCGGCACCAGCAAGGTGCCGAGCGCGATCACGAGGTAGGCCACACCGGTCACCGCCAGCACAGTGCGGGGGTCGGCCGCGGCGGCCAGCCAGCCGAAGACCGTGGCGCCGACCGGCATCGCGATGAACGAGCCGAGCATGTCGTAGGACCACACGCGAGACTGGGCGTGCTCCGGCACGTTCTCCATCATCGCGACGCTCCAACCCGTCCCGAACACCTCCATCCCCATGCCCGCGACCAAAGCGATCGGCACGAGTACAAGAGTCGCGGGCTGCACTCCCAGCACGAAGATCGGCGCTGCCATCAGGGCGACTCCGATCATCCCGGACCGCAATGGACGTCGCAGGTGCGTCCGCATCAGCACGAACGTGGTGAGCACGGCGCCGGCTGCCTGGGCGGAGACGACCAGGCTCCAACCCCGCACGCCCAGGTCCGGATTGGTCTTGGCGATGTAGGGACCGAGCACCCCCCACGCACCCATCTGCATCGCGTTGAGGGCGCCGAACGCCACGACGATCACCCACAACCAGGTCCGCGACGCGAACTCGTGCCACCCCTCTCGCAGGTCGGCCACCATCGAGCTCGTACGCCGGACCGCGGCCGGCAGAGCGATTCGGGCCAAGGCCACGATCGCGATGACATAGGTGGCCGAGTCGACTGCGAGCGCCCAGCCGGCACCCGGCCCGGCCACGACGATTCCCGCGATGACCGGACCCAGGAGCTGGGTGCCGTAGCGCGAGAAGGACATCAACGCATTGGCCTGCTGCAGGAGCCGCGGCTCGACGAGCTGTGACACCAGTCCTTGCATCGACGGCATGGTGAACGCCGAGACAGCACCGTTGATGCACTCGATGACCAGGATCATCGGGATGGTCGCCTGACCGCTGATGATCAGCCATGCGACAAAGCCCTGCGTGAGCGCGGTCAGCCCGTGTGACATCTGGATCACCAGCCGTCGCGGCATCCGGTCGGAGATGACTCCGCCGATCAGCAGGAACACGACAAGGGCGATAGTCCGACCTGTCATGACCATGGCCAGCGCGCTGGCCTTCTTGTCGACGTGCAGCACCGCGAAGGCCAGTGCGATGGGCGCCATCGACGTGCCGACCAGCGACGTAGACCGCGCGACGAAGAACCAGCGAAAGCGCTTGTCCTGCAAGGCTTCCCATGACGTGGTGATGTTCACCGAGAGCCCTCGCGACCGTCGTACATCTCGAACAGGAACGTCTGCATGTTGACCTTGATGGTGTCGCCGGTACGTGGCGGCTTGGCCTTCTGGTGGATCAGGGCACTTGCCTCATGGACCAGCTCGGTGACCTGCGCCCAGACGTCTGGCGTCACCCACAGCTCGGCGTCGGTGATGTTGCCTTTGCCGCCGGGCTTGCGGGCGGCTATGCGCCGACGCAGCTCTTGGCTGAAGGCCTCGATCTGCAGCCGCCAGCCCTCGGGGTCTGGGGTCGTACGCTTGCCGGCCCGTCGGGCGACCTGCTCGGCCTCGCTGGCGTAGGCGTACTTCTTGGCCACGCCGCCGCGGACCTTCTCCGTGCCGACCTCCTTCAGGTGGCCGGACTTGGCCAGCACCCGCACGTGATAGCTCGCGTTGGCCTGCGTGATGTCGAGCTCGCGGGCGATCTCGGCCGCGCTCATCTCGGCACCGGTCAGCAGCGACAGCATCTGCAGGCGTACCGGATGCGCCACGGCCCGCAACGCCGACGTCTGCTCGTCGTCTCCCAAAGACATGTTTGGCAGTCTGCCCGAGCAGCCCTCGACCGTCAAGCACTTCTTTGGATGTGGCTGGGCTCCGCGTTGGGCATCCGCCCTCAGGCCATCAAGAGCTGCAGTGCGATCAGCACGTCGACCACACCGCACCACTCGGCGTATGTCCGCGACACGACCGCATCCGCACGCAGGTGCACGGCGTCCCACGCGCCGTGCGCGAGCCAGCCGCCGGCCACGATCCAGAGCGCCAGGTCGGAGTCGACGTGCAGGGCAGCGAACGCTGCTCCGGCAAACAACGCGAGCCCAGCACCCTGGACCATCAGAACCCGACGGTCATGCGCATGCCCGCGCAGCAGCCCGACCGAGAGGGCCACGACTCCGAACGCGACCATCATGACCTCTGGCTGCGGAGCACCCACGACCTGCAGCACGATGTACGCCGCGATGAGGGTGATCTCGAAGGCCCACGTCGCCGGCCGCGCGCGAGCAGCCGCCACCACGACGTACGCGATCGGCAGCAGCACCAGCGGCCCGGCCAGATCGGAGGCCTCTCCGCCCCAGGTCAAGGCACACATGGCTACCGCCAGCCACGTCGGCCATCGCCGGACGATCCACGGGCGTGACGTCGTGGTCGTGATCTGCGCAGTGGCGGTGGCCGCGAGCTGGCTCATCCCTCGACGGTGGCGGACCCGCGCACCCGCGTCACGGGAGCCGACGGGTCTGGTCTGAATTCTTGGGATACCTGGCAACCCGCCCTGGCGTTCCCGTCGAGTCGGGGCGGGTTCAGTCGGCGGGCGGCCAGGCGTCGCCCCACTCGAGGTCACGCGCTGCCTTGTACGCCGGGCCCTGCCGCTTACTGACGATCTCGCGTCCCGCACTGCCGTCCGGGCGGCACAGCTGCAGCTCGACCAGCCCCTTGCGCTTCTGCGGATGCCGTACGACGCGCGCCGCCGGCTCTCCCCCGACGGCCGAGGGGACGGCGAGGATGTAGGAGAACTTCTCGTCCTCATGACTCAGCTCGCCGCCCTTGACCTTGCGGTGCAGCGCCGACCGGTTGACCCGCGCCGAGAAGTGGCACCAGTCGCGCTCGGCCAGCGGACAGGCGAGCGCGTGCGGACACGGGGCGAGCGGCGTCCATCCCAGGTCGAGCAACGCCGACCGCGCCGCGAGGATCCGACGGTGACCATCCGGCGTACCCGGCTCGATGACCAGCACCGCCCGCCGCGCTGAGGTCTGCGCTCGAGCCACGACGTCAGCCTGCTGCTGCGCCGTCAGCTCACTGAGGACGTACGACACCGTCACCAGGTCCGCCTCTGGCACGGGCTCGCCCAGCCGCCAACGCGTCCAGGTGATCGGCGGGAGATCGGCGCCGGACACCAGCCGACGCCCCAGATCGAGAGCCTCGGGCACCTGCTCCAGCACGGTCACGCGGTCCAGCGAGGGCCAGATCTGCGCCGCCGCCCAGGCCGTCGCGCCCGTCCCTCCGCCGAGGTCGGCCACCGTCGAGATGGACCCCAGGCCGGCGGCCACCGCCTGGGTCAGCGCGTGCTGCACGGCGGCGTACGTCGCGGGCATCCGGTAGGTCGCGTACGCCAGCACGTCGGCCGGTCGAGCGAGGATCGGATCCCGCGCCGGCGCCACGGCGCGGTAGCGGCCGATGAGTCGCTCGACGGCGGCCGCGAGCGCTACCGTGGAGGTGCCCGATGCCTCTCGTTCGAGGGCTTCGCGCAACGTCATCGACAGGTCGGTCATAGCAGGCCAGATCGTACGACGCGGCGCGCGACCCTGTGTCACACCAGTCACACGAGTCACAAGTGTGGCAGGATCAGAATCGACTCACGCCGTCCCGCTGGAGGATCCGATGACGAAGATCAAGCAGTTGGTGCCGTGGGTGGTGCTTGCCTTCTTGGTCTACGCCGTTGTGACCTCGCCCGACAAGTCGGCTGACATGGTCCGCAACATCTGGGACATCATCACGGACGGCGTCCGCAACGTCGGCCAGTTCTTCGACAACATCCTGAACGGGTAGCCCCCATGGACGGGGTCAAGGTCAACGATCGCGTCAAGAACCGGCTTGACCCGTTCCGTCTCCCGCAGGAGAAGGTCGTTGTCGCCATGCAGGAGCACTGGGCGGCGCGCGCCGAACCGATCGCCACCGCCATTCTCGGATTCTTCCTGGTCATCGCGATCGGCAGTATCGCGCCGGCCCGCATGGGCATCCTCACCAACGCTGCATGGTGGCTGTGGTTCATCCTCGTGGTGCGCGTGGCATGGGTCCTGATCAACTGGCAGTTCAGCTACTTCGTCGCTACGGACAAGAGACTGCTGCTGCTCTACGGGATCATCACCCGC includes these proteins:
- a CDS encoding ArsR/SmtB family transcription factor, with amino-acid sequence MSLGDDEQTSALRAVAHPVRLQMLSLLTGAEMSAAEIARELDITQANASYHVRVLAKSGHLKEVGTEKVRGGVAKKYAYASEAEQVARRAGKRTTPDPEGWRLQIEAFSQELRRRIAARKPGGKGNITDAELWVTPDVWAQVTELVHEASALIHQKAKPPRTGDTIKVNMQTFLFEMYDGREGSR
- a CDS encoding small ribosomal subunit Rsm22 family protein — its product is MTDLSMTLREALEREASGTSTVALAAAVERLIGRYRAVAPARDPILARPADVLAYATYRMPATYAAVQHALTQAVAAGLGSISTVADLGGGTGATAWAAAQIWPSLDRVTVLEQVPEALDLGRRLVSGADLPPITWTRWRLGEPVPEADLVTVSYVLSELTAQQQADVVARAQTSARRAVLVIEPGTPDGHRRILAARSALLDLGWTPLAPCPHALACPLAERDWCHFSARVNRSALHRKVKGGELSHEDEKFSYILAVPSAVGGEPAARVVRHPQKRKGLVELQLCRPDGSAGREIVSKRQGPAYKAARDLEWGDAWPPAD
- the tadA gene encoding tRNA adenosine(34) deaminase TadA, with the protein product MSELRPPAVHASYDAWMASALALAGEAGAAGDVPVGAVVVDAAGEVIGQGRNRRTADGDPLAHAEVVALRDAAESRGGWRLDDCTLVVTLEPCPMCAGAALQARIERIVLGAWDAKAGACGSVWDVAREQRAPHWIEVVGGIRGQECAALLTDFFRERR
- a CDS encoding helix-turn-helix transcriptional regulator; amino-acid sequence: MSPVDRAGRPQARPALIGRAAQTADLSEALSSAIAGRGAARFISGEAGVGKTRLAEAVLDEAESRGMRCLRGRAATSGPTAPFRPFCEAVWSWSRVEPIPPRETFGPFGPLLGRIIPEWADNVSAESSPTLFLAEGVLRLLQYIAGEHGALLFLDDLHESDSESLDLLEYLIDHIEAVPVVVIGAFRSGATSMGALLQRASRSSVQTLELDRLSKAETVQLVHASLDPGQVVPREGLEQLWHDSAGVPFVIEQLLHDGLRRGWSTPRTGSAHSSAPVARPAAMTGAVLERIEQLGAEGSRMVRSAAILGDRFPAALILQICELSGDHGRELLAAAQSAQIIAVEDGAGDPWYTFGHPLIGDVLRGSLTGTERDLLTRRAVAAIESTASSDDYLSVVLARMRRSIGDLVGASELFAEAGRRALALGAPSSAASLLEEAHELVLSAPAGTPGLVDVRADLLTVLPEIGRFDLGLELAAELHQHDVDRPVPDHVDLHARAARLAHAAGQLDTAWQHVRAARALLHDTSSAEVSAPVDVVEARLVLTGTHTARLEVAAALAQRAASVADQLPNAIVACEAWQLLGVIARVHDLDQSRAHLRRASALAQERRLPMVRAYSEVVLAGTDCLDLGSTHALERAHREAQSVGAVYASYEAQSLLAMQAALHGRHVEAEEMAASVVETAIRLHIDGAATYGMLAHAVSFAHRGQRSQMEEVLLRLSRWPVRSSYELPLSSGLARAFCSLLEEKPEEAREELRRATSDDSMSLAAASGSGRDGLALLLEVLNERAGWPEFHWAAARQSGQVRWTAQFFHFAHAVLLGRDGDTDEAEQAAARAEVAAEIYPVARHLAWRLVATDAHRHGWADPVGPVRAAEAYFHSLGLITIASACRRLLRDLGAPVPQHREGYERVPESLRQLGVTVREHEVCGLLLQRLSNREISERLHISPRTVEKHIGNLLTKTATTNRSSLIARVLELGSGGQD
- the upp gene encoding uracil phosphoribosyltransferase produces the protein MRVIVADHPLIAHKLTYLRAKDTDSPTFRRLAEELMTLLAYEATREVRTEPFDIVTPVAPTTGIKLANPKPLIVPILRAGLGMLEGMVRLLPSAEVGFLGMARNEETLEAVTYANRLPDDLSGRQCYVIDPMLATGGTLAMSIQYLIDRGADDITAVTLLSAPEGIEALDKAVGHLDVPVTLVTGAVDERLNEHGYIVPGLGDAGDRLYGVAQ
- a CDS encoding MFS transporter, with protein sequence MNITTSWEALQDKRFRWFFVARSTSLVGTSMAPIALAFAVLHVDKKASALAMVMTGRTIALVVFLLIGGVISDRMPRRLVIQMSHGLTALTQGFVAWLIISGQATIPMILVIECINGAVSAFTMPSMQGLVSQLVEPRLLQQANALMSFSRYGTQLLGPVIAGIVVAGPGAGWALAVDSATYVIAIVALARIALPAAVRRTSSMVADLREGWHEFASRTWLWVIVVAFGALNAMQMGAWGVLGPYIAKTNPDLGVRGWSLVVSAQAAGAVLTTFVLMRTHLRRPLRSGMIGVALMAAPIFVLGVQPATLVLVPIALVAGMGMEVFGTGWSVAMMENVPEHAQSRVWSYDMLGSFIAMPVGATVFGWLAAAADPRTVLAVTGVAYLVIALGTLLVPSVRNLGRVSSIAAKEDSLVE